ataattttttttttgtgtcaaTTCAAAATcggataaaatattaaaacgTATGAAGTACTATTTAGAAAAGCAAACTATttcattaaagaaaaaataactttGCATctcaaaaaacaagaaaaatatactttaaatatatataaaacaaattaaaaattgagGCCCAATTTATTTTTGGCTTTAAGCCACTGATTAGCTTGAGCCATCCCTGTAGACAAGCATTGCTTATACTTGACATCAGCAGATAATCTGAGATGGGTGTCGATAAAAATTCAGTGTTGGAGATCAATTCAAGCCAAGATTTTGAAACTGACTTGAATCTCAAGAGGGGTTTCATCGAAAGTCTCGATAGGATTTGACTGATGACTTCTGATGGAAGAAAACGGCCTTCTTGCGTGAAGTTGATGGAAATTGAGAATGATTTGTGGGTTTTCTTCGATTTGGGTGTTGCTCGGAGCCTTCATCTTTCTCAGAGTCCATATAGAGTTACAGAGCTTGgatttttgtgtattttgtgAGAGCTAAAGAAGTTCAACTACTTTCTGTTACCTTCCTAATAAACGGTTAGAAATACAATGGAAAAGATTAGGCGGGAAAACCTTTTTATTCCTTTTATAAGTCTTTTAGTGATGATGATTAATACATTAAGTCATGTTTAACTTCAAATATTAATTAGCAAGGAAGATTTGGTTTATGATGCGTAATGCTTTGCGTTTATAGTAGCGAAATTTATTCCTtacataaaatttttaaataataactttaaattCAAGCCAAGATTTTCAAATAGACCTGAATTTCAAGAGGGATTTCACCGGAAGCCTCGAAAGGATTTTAGTGATGAGTTCTTCTTGTAGAATAGAGATTTTCAAGATTGAATTTTTCATTGAAGTTGATGGAAGTTGAGAACAGATTTGCTTCGTTTTGGGTGTTAATGGATGGCTTCATCTTCTCCAGATTCCATTTGAGTCGCTGAAATTTGAGCACTTGGAGGAGTTCTTCAGTTCTGCTATGGAGACTACTAAATACTTAAGTCAGTTTTTGACGGACTTACTTTAGGTGATTTTGATCTagaataacttttatgtatttttatgatatttaggtaaaataagtaaatgcttttgatatttatttttaaatcacAATAATAGCAAATATTTCAGTtgtatatttcttttttattttctattacaCCAGCATTGAAATCCAACGATTTTAGCTCGTATCTTCTCCAAGAGCTCAAATTACTGCAACCCTGATGGCATAATCTGAAGGCTACCATCAACACCCAAAACGGAGAAAACCCACCAACCATTCTCAGTTTCTATCAACTTCAATTCAAGATTCAATCTCGAAAATCTCTATTCTGCCATCAGAACTTATCACTGAAATCCTCGCAAGACTTCCAGTGAAATCCCTCTTGAAATTCAGGTCTGTTCCAATATCTTGgcttattttaatttctagCCCTGAATTTATCAAAATCCATCTCAGCATATCTACTAATAACAAGGAAAACACCCACCATAGGCTTATGCTGATGTTTGATCGACCCAAAAATACCCACCTTAAGAACTGTTCCGTAAGTTCCTTGCTTTATGATTCAGCTATTGAGGCATTGGATTTGGATTATCCTATGAAAAAGACCCCTATATCTGTCGATATTGTCGGTTCTGTTAATGGATTAATTTGTCTTATCAATGGGAAAAAAGACTTGTTTATCTGGAATCCGTCCACTAGGAAGTTCTAAAAATGGCCTGAATGTAGATATATGTCGAACGATCATTACTATTTGAACAATTTCATGTATGGTTTTGGATATGATGAGGTTCATGATGATTATAAGGTAGTGGTAGGTGTCCCGGATGTGGACTATGACAATTCGTTTCGTGTTAAGGTTAAAATGTATAGTCTGAATAGTGATTTTTGGAGAAGTATTGATGATTTTCGTAGTGTGGTGCTAGCCACTATGTCAGGTATGTTTGTGAATGGGAAACTTCATTGGGCTAATAATACTTTTCGTCGTTCTGGTTTGGATATCATTTCTGTTGATTTGGCTGAGATGAAATGGGGAAAAGTGGAGCAACCTTACTATGGAGAAGCATATTTTGGTTGGACGTTGGGAGTTTTGGGAAGTGATCTTTCCGTGTAATGTAATTATCGAAGTACTCACGCTGACGTGTGGGTTATGAGGGAGTATGGGGTTAAAGAATTAACTAAAGgtgaaatttttatttgttcGGTTATCAAACAAGTACAGAAAAGTGAAATTTTGTTTCAGTCTGGAACATTCATAATTTACAATCCAAAGAATGATTCAGTCATACATTCAAAGATTGTCAGCTGCGATGAATTTAATGACGTGAAAATCTACAATGAAAGCCTACTATGGCCCTCTATTAAGATGTAACCAAGGATGCAACAACAGAGAAGGTTGAAAAAGCTCTCTTGAACACATTCTTGTAACTAATAGTAAGACTCCTCTGTACATTTTCGTATTTTCTTCTGCACTAGTTTGGAGCTTTTGTGCTGCTAAGCTAACTGTAAATTTTCTTTAAGACTGTCTTTTAGTTCTCTGACTTATTTGGTCGATCAAAGGCTGAATCGTCTTTCACTTTAGTTAAGCATGGTATATCTTAAGGGTAAAGCTTTTTAGGATGTGAATATAGCTGTTGTGGTCATAAAGTAAATGAacattacaattttttttgtttcgaaGGCACATTTTTTTCCTACAATGAGTTCTTTTATCATCCAGTTTCAAAATGACTTTTATGCATCAACCTATGTTGTGGTTCAATTTTGTTGATTTGCATCCTTGTGGAGCTATTAGGCAAGTTTACATCTGTATACTTGTTTGTGTCTATTGCTTAGAAGTTGAAAAGAAGCAACTTTGACAACATGTCTCAGGGTTGTTCATGGGGAAATGGAGCTCGTCTTTTTGCTTAAACGCGTGCAAATAGTCTAATCTatgtatcttttttatttttgaggcGCGCTTTGTTAACTGATATGTACTATTGAACTTTCAGGAAGTGAATGTTGATACTAGGAACAACTAATCTACTACTTGTTGTCTACGTGCATGGATTGCAATGAAAAAGAAGGACGGCGTTTCTCTTTTTTTACCGTTTCTTTTTGAAcaacttgatcatcatcatcacatataaGTAGCAGAGTGAAGATCTACTTGTAGTTCGAATCAATCTCAAGATATTACAtgcaaaagaaattatagtaGCACTGTAGCAGATGGAAGATCAACTATAATCTCAAGATGCTTGTTTTTATTCGCCTTGGTGATGAATGCTTGGACTAGTGAAAATTTGTAATAGCATTGTAATTGaaaacatttatttataaaagaaacatgaagatatgtaattaattaatgcaacgttttataatattatgatatcttgtttataaattatgatttgCTCATTCAAAAAGATTATATAAAGAGTTGGGGAagtttttgataattttcataAATTGTGGCAAACGCTTACCAATACCATCTATGATTATGAGGCAAACACCTACATAGAAAGCCTAGTTTGGCCTTTTATTATGTTAAAAGCCACAACGGAGAAGGTTGAAAAGGCTTGGAAGAAGATGAGGACGATTGTGTTGCTATACTCTGTTTCTTTTCAAATATAGAACAAGACATTGCATATTATGCTTATCTTTGAACCATATCTACCCGGAGATCTTGTTAGTCCGTTTCGCTTGTGCCTCCAAACAGAATAAGAATAAATAAGCACTACGTACGGACTTGGATATTATGGCAGGTGAAATGTGACAATAGCGCCTAGGtgttctctaatgatcttcttTAGGTGTCTGAAACACAAGAATTATGGAACAACTTGTTTTCTTCTGCACTAGTTTAGCTGTTGTGATATTGCGATGGGGTATCAAAAGATAGAGTAATGTTTATGTcaaactaaacaacttaggtTTTTTCAGTTACAAAGTGAAATAAAAGGGAAAACAatactttctatttttttatacataattaatttatatatatatatatatatatatatatatatatatatacacacatacatGTACATATATAGAGTAGATGTACAAACGTCTCATGTTTTATAACGAGGCACAAATTTGTGGAACCCTAATAGAATCTGAAGCCTCCCATCTACCCCCAAAGCAGAGCAAACTCACTAGTAGTGCTCAATTGCCTTCTACTTCAACTAAAGATTCAACCTTTAACAGAGTCCCTATTTTGCCAGCGGAGCTCCTCACTGAAATCTTCTTAAGGCTTCCCCTGAAATCCCTCTTGAAATTCAGGTCTGTTACAAAATCCTGGCTTGATTTAATCTCTAGCCCTGAATTTATCAACACCCATCTCAACGTATCTGCTAATAATGATAAAAACACCCGCCATAGGCTTATGCTGACATATGTTCAACCTAAATACAATTTTAAGGACTGTTCTGTTAGTTCTTTACTTTATGACTCTGTTACTGAGACATTGGATTTGGAGTATCCTTGGAATCTGTTACTAAGACATTGGATTTGGAGTATCTTTGGATATTCACCGGTAATTCTGTTAATTTCGTGGGTTCTGTTAATGGGTTGATTTGTCTTTCCATTGCGAAAAAACACTTGTTTATCTGGAATACGTCAATTAGAAAGTACAAGAAATTGCATGATTGTACGTATAGTACATTGTGCTTTGCTGACCATTACATGTATGGTTTGGATATGATGAGGTTCGTGATGATTATAAGGTAGTAGTAGGGTTGCATAATAATAAGAGTGATGACGGTCTATTTCTTGTCAAGGTTGAATTGTATAGTCTAGTTAGTGATTCTTGGACAAGTATAGAAGATTTTGAGAGTAGGTTTCTAGCTACTGATTTGGGTATGTTTGTGAATGGAAAATTTCATTGCGCTGATCGTATTGTTGATTCTTTAAATGGTTGGGACATCGTTTCTATTGATTCGGCTGATAGGAAATGGGGAAAATTGGAGGAGCCATGCTATGAAGAAGGATTTTCTTATTTGATGCTTGGAGTTCCGGGAAGTGATCTTTCTGTGATTTGTAATTATCATACAATTCGAGCAGATGTGTGGGTTATGAAGGAGTATGGGGTTAAAGAATCTTGGATAAAGATGTTTAACTTCTGTCTTCCTTCTGATATTATAGAATATCACTTTTTTCCATTCTTTTGCATGTGAAATAAAGGCGAACTTTTGTTTGAGTTTGGAACGACATTCATGATTTACAATCCAAAGGATGACCCAATCAAATATTCAGCGATTGTCAACTGTGAAGCCTTTTATGAAGCAAGCATCTATATTGAAAGCTTGGTGTGGCCCTGTTagtggaaatgtgaaaatataaagaataaggaagaacaacaatatttaacgtggttcaGATCAGAATGATCCTACGTCCATCAGACAACAACTGtctttatattaacaaaaaaaGGGAGAGATCCCAAATACAAATAAGATAATTGCTCTATCAATTCTCTactcttctaatgtattttgcaaatgccttagaatatgagaagacaagagagaAATGTTTtgaggtgtgtttcaaatgaatcaagagctacctatttataggaataaattcttgctcttgatgtcatccatgacatcacattTTATCAAGATGTCAAAGTTCACCAAACTTTCATCTACcaagtttaccaaactttctACGTGTTACATTAAGACtatctagaatcttgtcaattttaacaaatcTCCACCTTGGCAAGATTTTCTAATTTCAACTTTCTTTCAGCAACTTTTGATTGtgtcttcaacctcaactcttTCAATCTCCACCATGGTTTGCATTCCGAGCATGCATATGAATAACTCCGGCCAAAACTTATAAGCTTACTGGGCAATCCCGTTGTAAAAAACAAGAAGAATCAACCCTTTGTTGAACACACTAGCTCTACCTACTAGTTGTTCTCCCAGAGTTTGCATCAGTTGATGCATACTCCCGCAAAGTCCTTGCAGTGTGCAAACTTGGCAAGTGGGACTATCTTGGTCAGCATGTCTGCAGTGTTATCTTCTGTGATAACTTTCTCGACCTTAATACCTCCCTCTTCAACGAAATCTTGAATGAAATGGAATCTGACATCAATATGTTTGGTGCGCTCATGAAATCTTTGATTATTAATCAAATGAATAACACTTTGACTATCACATCTTCGAGTTGAttccagctgaaccaaactcaATTCTGCCACAAAACCTTTCAACCAAATTGCTTCTTTCACTGCCTCTTTTGCCTTCAAGAAATGTACCCAAACCTTTCGTGAAAAATCGTCAATGAATGTGAGAAGATACCTCTTTTCTCCCTTCGATAGAAGCTGAGAGGGACCCCATAAATCTGAATGGATATAGTCTAGCACTCTTCCCGTCTTGTGCTTGCCAGTGTTGAAACTGACCTTCTTCTGCTTTCCTAGGATGCAATGCTCACAACATTCAAATGTGCTCATCTTCTCAATGTTTAAAAGATTGTGTTTGCTCAACATCTCCAGTTCTCATGCGCTCATATGGCCCAGTCTCATATGCCATAATCTTGCCTTGTCATTATCAGATAACTGCTGAACTATAGATGTATTAATAGAGTCAACAATGGTGCTTCCTGCTAGTGTGTAGAGGCCATCCTCTAGCTTGGCCTTCAACATGACTAAAGAACCGTTAGCCACCTTTAGTGTACGTCCCTCGCTCATGTACTTGTAGCCTTGATTATCTAGAGTACCCAGGGATATCAAATTTTTCTTCAGATCAAGAACATGACGGACTTCTGTAATAGTCCTCACGATTCTATCATGGACTTCTGTAATAGTCCTCACGATTCCATCATGGCAGCGAACCCGAATTGAACCAAGGGAAACTATTTTACAAGTTGCATTATTGCCCATTACTATAGTTCTTCCACTTTTCTCATAGCTGCTGAATCAATCTCTTCGGAATGTCATATGCAGAGTACAACCAGAGTCTAATACCCATTTGTTGTCATAGACTCCACTATTGCATGATGTTATTAGTACATATTCATTATCAGAATTATGTACCTGCTCAACAATGGATGCCCTCGCCTTTTCTTTGGACTTTGACATAGGACAATCTCGTTCAAAGTGTCCCTTCTTGTGATAGCTCCAACACTCCGCGTTCTTTTTTTTCACACGAGATTTTGAGATCTGCTGTGATTTTCTCCTTCCCTGTTGGCTAGTACGACCTCTTACAAAGAGTCCACTAGCTCTATTATCTGTCTCCTTCAAAATGCCTCCGTACATCACAAGAGTTAAGTGCTTGCCGCACTTGCTCAAGAGTGAGACACCTTGCTATACATCATTGATTTCTCAATATCACGATattttgaagtcaatgaaaatAACAAAGCATGTGCAAGCGTTTTCTCATCCTTCTTAATTTCGGCAATCTGTAAGTCCATCATAAGTTTATTGAATCCATCTAGATGGTATTGCAACAAAGTACCTGACTCCATCTTAAATGTGTGAAGACATTATTGTAACAACATTCTTGTTGTAACAACCGGTCTAGGTAAAGCTCTTTCAGCCTATCCCATAACTGTTTTGCTGCCTCTTCGATATTTGTACTCACTTCACAAAGCACGTTAGGTGCAAGGGATAGTTGGATTACACTTAATGCATCTCCTTCAATCTTTGCCTTGTCGGAAACCGATGTGTTATCGGGGTACTTTCCGTCAATAACGTGGATTGAACCTTTCCTCTGCAGTAACACCATCATCTGGATTTTTCAGATATTGAAGTTGTTGCACCCACTAAATCTATCAATTTCAAACTTCATGGAACTCATTTTTACTTATTCTTCCTTTTCTACTACAAAGTATTTGGAAATACAGAAAGTCAAAGTAATTCTTTTCTGATGTGGAAGTTCAAATTGTGGTACAACCACAGAGTATACTCAGACAGAAccttggctctgataccaattgttagcggaaatgtgaaaatataaagaacaaagaagaacaacaatatttaacgtggttcggaTTAGAATGATCCTATGTCCACCAGAGAACAATTgtctttatattaacaaagaaagaGGAGAGATCTCAAATACAACTAAGAGAATTTCTCTATCAATTCTCTactcttctaatgtattttgcaaatgtcttagaatatgagaaaacaATAGATAAATGTTTTTtgaggtgtgtttcaaatgaatcaagagcTACTTATTTATAGGAATAAATTCTTGTTTTTgatgtcatccatgacatcacattttgtcaagatgtcaaagtttaccaaacttttACCTACcaagtttaccaaactttcacctaccaagttgctacattaagactatctagaatcttgtcaattttaatAGGCCCTTTATTAGGAAGGAACCAAGGTTGCAACAATGGAGGAGGTTGGAGAAATCTCAGATGAAGACGATCGAGTGATTAATAGTAAGATTTCTCTGTAcattttcttatcttcttctgCACTAGATTATATTTACTGGTTGCTCTAAATCAATTAATTACCCTCTGTTTGGCAGCATAATATGTTGGGTCACCTTGACAATTGCTTGTGATTTATTGTCAACTTTGACAACATGTCTCAATGCTGTTCGTAGGGAAATGGAACTCGCCTTTTGCTTATACAACGCCTTTTGCTTCCTTGTCCTCAATAACAAGACAAATCAACCCATTGGTGGAACCTACAATAGAAACACTATATGGAAATTTCCTGTAGGATTTCATGGGATAATCCAAGCCTTTTGCCTCGGTAACAGAGTACTCGTTAAATAAAGAGCTAAGACTACAGTCTTTAAAACTTTACTTAGTATGACAACTCATCAGTTAACCTGAGatgtttttttgaaaaattcaggGCTAGAGATCAAAGAAAGCCAAGATTTCGAAGAGCAGTTGAATTTCAAGAGGGATTTTATTGGAAGCTTTGAGAGGATTTCAGCGATGGCACTATTTACTTTCCCTTAGACAGGTTTCTCAACCAGAGAGTTACTCAGGGCGGATTCAGTATCAGTTCCTCCTCCAAAACAATTGCTTGACATTAATATTGCTCCTCCTAATTATGAACAATGGACAAGTACTCATCATGATCACAATAAGCAGAGTTTATTCTGCGAAGTGTTTATGTTATTTGGCTCTTTCTAAATACGTTTGGCCTTCTGTTAATCATATGCCTTGCCCTGTTTAAGCATTGCCCTGCTCTGTTTAGCCTTACCCTTGCCCTGCAGTAACCCAATTGTCATCTTCTTTGTGTAATAAAGTAAAATTTGTA
This DNA window, taken from Solanum dulcamara chromosome 3, daSolDulc1.2, whole genome shotgun sequence, encodes the following:
- the LOC129881917 gene encoding F-box/kelch-repeat protein At3g23880-like, with the protein product MSNDHYYLNNFMYGFGYDEVHDDYKVVVGVPDVDYDNSFRVKVKMYSLNSDFWRSIDDFRSVVLATMSGMFVNGKLHWANNTFRRSGLDIISVDLAEMKWGKVEQPYYGEAYFGWTLGVLGSDLSV